The following are encoded in a window of Pecten maximus chromosome 17, xPecMax1.1, whole genome shotgun sequence genomic DNA:
- the LOC117315780 gene encoding corticotropin-releasing factor-binding protein-like, which translates to MKTSLIFTWILNLAVVFALPMQKRSHSKRNVRSSATVVQCMDMQSFEGEYKFTADGTGSVCGLYLISLPEKLIELEFMHFDVDCEAGGLVALVDGWEMNGQFFPPPGDHHLTLDQRYMTFCGQSKPRKILVSSQNVLLIQNRIPVQGQGFTIKVKFIDNPQPCNAVSMFTQGVYTIKNYGQRRNCSISIIYPEMVHLVSVDVGVTARMNEVESDIGLSDQCLNRMGLADYVEVSGGNGFEIDTVNRRELVCGLTAGAERSGIPVACTNTVVRLVSSGEYFNTVTFVYTQPNQEDLMQDVGSC; encoded by the exons AAACGTTCACATTCAAAACGCAACGTCAGAAGTAGCGCCACAGTTGTCC AATGTATGGACATGCAAAGTTTCGAGGGAGAATACAAGTTTACGGCAGATGGCACCGGCAGTGTGTGTGGACTTTATCTTATTTCACTTCCTGAAAAATTAATAGAGCTGGAATTCATGCACTTCGACGTGGATTGCGAGGCGGGAGGTCTTGTCGCG CTTGTGGATGGATGGGAGATGAACGGTCAATTTTTCCCACCACCCGGCGACCATCATCTCACTTTGGACCAAAGGTATATGACCTTTTGTGGACAATCGAAACCCAGGAAAATACTGGTATCCTCACAGAACGTATTGCTCATACAGAACAGAATACCGGTCCAAGGTCAAGGATTTACCATCAAAGTCAAATTTATTGACAATCCACAAC CATGCAATGCGGTATCAATGTTCACCCAAGGTGTCTATACTATCAAGAATTACGGACAGCGACGAAATTGTTCGATCTCGATTATCTACCCTGAAATGGTGCATCTAGTCTCCGTTGATGTTGGAGTCACCGCTAGGATGAACGAAGTTGAGAGTGACATCGGACTCTCAGATCAG TGCCTAAACAGGATGGGACTTGCTGACTACGTAGAAGTGAGCGGTGGAAATGGATTCGAAATTGACACCGTGAACAGACGTGAACTTGTGTGTGGACTTACCGCTGGGGCTG AGAGAAGTGGAATTCCTGTCGCTTGCACGAATACCGTGGTACGACTGGTGTCAAGTGGTGAATATTTCAACACCGTGACATTTGTGTACACCCAGCCTAATCAGGAAGACCTCATGCAGGACGTCGGCTCATGTTAA